Proteins encoded within one genomic window of Candidatus Rokuibacteriota bacterium:
- a CDS encoding RNA-binding protein: protein CGTVESAAVIADKFSGQSRGFGFVEMSTSEEAQAAIAKLNDQAFEGRRLTVNIANPQAARSRGSGSDRGSGGGKGRAPRW, encoded by the coding sequence GTGCGGGACCGTTGAGTCCGCCGCGGTGATCGCCGACAAGTTCTCGGGGCAGTCCCGCGGCTTCGGCTTCGTGGAGATGTCCACGAGCGAAGAGGCCCAGGCGGCGATCGCGAAGCTGAACGATCAGGCCTTCGAGGGCCGACGGCTCACGGTCAACATCGCAAACCCGCAGGCTGCGCGTTCCCGAGGCTCTGGCTCAGACAGGGGCTCCGGCGGCGGCAAGGGTCGCGCGCCCCGTTGGTAG